AGGTTTATATTTTGCCTGTGATTTCATGGCAATCGCACGAAATAGCACTCGCAATTGTACCACAAGTCAAGAGCACCGACTTCTCGCTGCTGTTTATTCCAGAAATCGAAAGCTGCTTCCAGCTGTCAGCAGATTGGCGCAGTGCCAAAACATTTCTAATGTCCGATACCAAGCTCGCAGCAAATTAGTAGCTGTCGGAAGCCGATTTGCAATCGATTCCAGTGCGAGGGAGAGGGCTTGGGCTCGAGAGCGAGACGGCCGCCAATCAGCGAAAAGTTGAAGGCTTCGTCAGATACTTATCTGCTACCTAGATGTGTCGTGTTTCCAGGTGTTACCGGGAGCTTTTGGAGCTTCGGCTTCAGTTGGGCACTAGAACTTCGACTTTGACGTTGTGTCGATCGAGCGAGAGCCATTTAATTGTAGCTATCGGAAATTACACTGCACTACAAACTCGGTTCCGGAAGTGTAGTGATTCCTACCTCAGTTGTGGTTTTCGACTAGCCCATTGACTTGGCCCTTTAAAAATAGACtcgtgtgttggtgtgtgctttttgtttggcttgcCCCTACTTCACGGCCTCTGTGTGTGTAACTTCGGCCAGGGAAAGTCGGCGGGGGGAAATGCGGCAGGGAAAAACAAGGGAAAACTGACGCAATAGGTCGAAGCGAAGCTGGTGTAGTAGCAGTGCTACCAGTGTTATTGGCGTAAACGTTGGCAATTACGCGCCAACTTTGGCACTTGGATGCGACGCGGCACTGAGATCATTATTCGGTTTTAGAATGTGCCGGCGAGATAACAGAATGGGGCCCACTGTGCGGCGGAGACAGTGGGTCGGCGGACTTCTGGCGGCGGTCTCTTTTTATGCACTTGCAGTTCAGTTGGCTCACGTACGCGGCCTTTGATGCAACGCCTTTTCGCCGATGCCGACGATTTGCAATTAATTGGGAATTAAATTGTAAGGACGTGACGTCAGAGCGGGTTCGATGTTCTTGTGGGGCGATTCATAAACTCATTTACTAAGCACATTGTTTGTGTTAATACGCtacgtgtgcgtgtgtgcgtgtgtatctgtgtgtttgttgtgtaaaaggcaaacaaacaataagTAGGAGGAGAGCGGAAAACAGACATGTGCTCAGCTCGTTATGGGGAACAAAACGCTCGGCGCTGcccaaataaataagcaaaccGTAAACATGACAGCACCGAGACTCTCAAAAATCTATGCTAATtagcagcaataacaacaaaggCGAAGAGTGTATCTATGTATCCGAGAGAATGTATCTCGAACCCATACCCATACGCAAATACCCCCAACAACATAAGTGCAAAGCCAACAAATCGGCAGGCAGCCAAACACTCGGAATACCCTCAAAAATCGAATAATCACAAAATGTGAATGTTCAGTGAATGGGAAGTGTGGCTAAAAGCAAACATTCAAACGATCACAGTAAACGGAAAAGTTAGAGGGGAAGATCTTTGAAAGTCAATGATAATTTCACTTCATAATGAAATTATAccaattcaaaataaataattagatTAGTTGAAAACACTAGAAATCACTTGTTTTGAATCTTTACGACACAGATAAAGAATGATTCAACTCTTTGTTTTAGATATCCCTTAAATTTATATCTCAATCCTCTTTAGTGTTTTAACACTCTAATTTGATTAGAAAAGGAAAACTGTCTACTAATGCAAAAGACACTTCCAAGCGAGAAATGAATCAAAGATCTTCTGCCAAGCGCACTTGTTGAATCACATCTTCATGAAAGGCTTCTTTTGATGACACCCTATCCATCTGTAGATATCCGAGTTCAATCTTTAGTAATTTCCCAAGAAGTTATCTTGCTAGCTGCATTTAGCTCCACAAAAACCAATTCCATtgaaagcaaacaattttcGCAGGCAAGCCACGTTCtttataaaaaatgcaaaatttatCAGCGATAGCCCAGAAAAGATAACTAAAATGTGTGCTGTTCTACAGCAAATAAGGCGAGGCGTAGAAATCAATTTCGAATTTGTTGATATTACGGGGcaagaaaacagaaaatagAAGCCGCTACACTGGATCCACAGATATAGATAGCGGCTACTTGGATGTTCGTACGTCAGTGATTCAGGCAACTTGGCGGGGCCCGAACGAAATCCAAACGGAAACCGAAACCAATTGAGAATACACATTAAGTGAGTGGGTTTCTAAGGAGGGGAAGTAAGCGATCGTTTTAGTATTCCCTAATTGGTATCCCCGTGTCTGTCACACTGTGCAGAAATTGCATAATGCCGGGGCCAAAACCCCCACATCACGTGTCTGGGTCGTCTGGCACCTGACAGACCCGCGAAGATACTTCAGTTCGGATTGGTTCTGGTCGGAGGAAGTTAATGGAGATGATGGGGCTGTGGGCCAGACAGAACAAGAGAAATTGAAAGCCATTAAGTAcctttaaaaataaaagcggAATACTACTAACCGCATGGCCCACTGGGATGATACATGGGAGAGCTATATATATGCGCGTGGATATATGCTGCTTCAATTATTCAAGAGTACACCGAAAGCAGAGACTTGTGACCAcaaaaatcaaagaaattaCGCACGAAAAATATCTTTAAAATGCCATAAGTTGTATATAGATACGCAGCCAGCGCAGACTCATCAGatacacaagcacacacatcGGCCAGAAGATACATATAAGCAAACGCGAACTGTGGCAAACTATTTCCGTATTGAGTTCTCTTCTCAATGCCCTGCATTGGGCCATTTTGGGCATATTGCACGAAAGTTTTTTTAGATCAACCacttaaaaaattaaacaatttaagtGGTTGGTAAACAGTTTATCTGATTTTATTTGACCTccaaatgttttattttccctTAATGTCTTACATCTTTCATTCCTGAGCATTTATCAACCGAAATTCAAGACAAAAATGTGTTTGTgacattttaaaaaatttattttcgaaaGCATATATTCGTTAGCTTAAATTCCACAAACAAATTATGTGCGTGTTCCAAAAACATTTTCTAATATTTATGAATGCGCCAAATATATTTTCGAGCCGTGCGTTTCTTTTCTGCTCATCGGATTTTATGAGTTTGTTTGGCTTGTGGAAATTGCATTGACCTAGAAGTcatattgttgttttttcggTCTCTTGGGTATTTTGATGTCTTTGGAATACCCTgcattctgattctgattctgttTTGGCTTTGCACATTTCTCTCCCGCTCTCCCGTACGACTTTCTGTTTTCTCCGTATGTATTGTGAACATGAGCAACGTTATGAATTCCCcgattttcctttttgtgTGTATATTTTCAAATACTTGCCACTGTGCATCCGAATCGGGCTGTCTGTAgacatgtgtgtgagtgggagACTGGGGAGCTGGCTCCCGGCTGAGATCGTGAAAGGCCCACGGCCCATTCCTTGTCCGTCGGTCGCCAGCGCCACGAGGAACGGGAAGCGCgatcttaaaaaatatttaaaaaactgTTCACCCCGTGTTCCCGTTGCTCAAATCGAACATACCCCCAAAACGAGAGCGAAAGTTCAGTATTCAAAACGCAAtttaatttggccaaaacaattCGAGGCAATCGGAGACAAAGGCGCGATCTCGGCAGCGAAAAATAAACCTGAAAACATAACGATTTCGGACGCGTGCcaggcggtgggcggtgggcggggcGGCGTAGACGCCGGCAGCGGCAGCGTCGCTGTTTTATATGATTTTCCGCTCGTAGTGCtcgttttttttattttttattttcttttttttcgattttgcCGGCTGTCGTCGTGAGCAGAATGCCGCCGGCTCTCGGTTCTGGTTCTCAGTTCAGTTCTGTTTGAGTTTCTGGCGACGAGTGACACACACAGAGGGAACTAGAAATAAGCGACACCGAAAAACGAAACAACACTTAGTTGTACTGTAGATTCTGGCTGATTAAGAAACACGAAACACGAagcactcactcacacacacatatatatctcACACACAAGGAAAACTGCATTAGTTCAGATCGAGCGAAAGTGCCGTAGACGATGCCCAATAACCGCAATCGTaatcgcaatcgcaatcgcaaCAAACGCAATCGaaaccaaaatcaaaatcagaatccgagccaaaaccaaaacgaaaACCATCAGCAGCAGGCAGAAGGGGCGGAGGATcgggaggagcagcaggattTCGAGACTCAAGTCGCAGTAGCGCAATCTTCTTCCTTCGTAGATGATAATGGAAATTCTGGCAGCGTTTCAAATGGGCCAACGGAAAACAGCGAAGAGGTGACGAACACTCTTgagaaaaccgaaaaaaaagaagaaatatCCGAGCAACCAGCAACAGTCATCCAAAAAGAAGCAGATTCTGACGCAGAAATGGGTGCCAAAAATTCAAAACATCGCAAGGAGAAGTCCGATAAGCAGGCGTCTAATGGAAAAGCTGAAGAGCAGGTGCGTCCACCTCCCACCATTATTAGAAGGCCACCCGGCAGCCCCCGGCAAGCCAAGGTCATAGTTCATCGAATTGTGAGGGAAGAGGACACTGCCAATGGTAAAGCTCACTCACCAGAGCCACCCAAAGCCGTAGAATCTAAGGAGCAGCAATTGGAGGTCGAGGATTCAAAGGAGCAGCAACCTGAAGCTCATCATCAGGAGATTGAAACTAAGGAAGAGCGGGAAAATGAACCGAGTCCAAAGGAACTTCCTGAATCTAGTCATCTTTCGGAGGACGCACAGCAGAAACATGTCGAAGTTGACGAGAATGAACCAATTTATGATGAAGTGGACTACTCAAAGGATGAGACCACTAACACCACTAAGATCCCACAGCAAGAGCAACATGATCCAAAGGAACCGGAGCAATATGTGTTGCAACTCGAAAAGGCAATGGAGTTTGTCGAAAATGCTCATCAGCAACACGTTGCTGCCGTACAAAGTTATCAAAAACAAAGAGACACAGAGCAAGACgcacagcagcaggagcaaagTGAAGCACAGCACCTTCAGAAATCAACTGAAGCGCATCAGCAACATGTGGCAGTTCCCCAAATCCTTGTAGATCCCAAAGAGAAACTAGAGGATGATGTGAAACAGGAACCCATTTTGAATAACGCCCAACAGCAAAATGATGAGATTTCACCAAAAGCCCCAAAGGAAATCCAAATAAAAGTTCAATTTCAAACAGAAGATCCTCTTTCGCAGCAGCCGGCTGCACAGAAGCCCACCTCCAAGGTGATTATCCACCAGATACACCTGGAAACCACCGACGAAGAGCCAAATGTCAAGCCCACTTTCGAGGAGGTTAGCAGCACTACCGGTTCTCTGGCCGGAACCCTATCTCCACCACCCCGTTATTTGGTGGAGTCGCCGAAGAACGTGTCAAGTGGCCAGTTTTCGCGCTTCTCGCGCGATGTGCAAATCCAGGAGATGGAACTGAACAGCGACTGCAGCTCCGGGGAATTCAATTCCCTGCAGTCGCCGCTGGTATGCGAAGTAGACTCGGAATCAGAGGGATCGGTAGCCTTGGGACCGGAGCGATCGCCGTCGGATCAGCAGGTGCCGTCCAGCAGCCGAGTggagcagcatgagcaggtGCGCCAGAAACGTGCCCAGTATCGGAACGCTTTGGAATCGCACTTCCTGCCGCAGTTGCTCAATCCCCGCTATCTGGACAGCATCCTGGAGGAGAATGAATGGAGAAACTCCACCGCCTCCTCTGGCGGAAGCGATCAGACGGGGATCCGCACGCCCAAGCTGAACGAGACCTTTCCCAAGAGTCAGTTGGACTTCAGCCGCAGACACAGGCGGAGGGAGGAGGCCCCAACGCCTCTTAAGCTCGAAACCAGGCTGCTGGAGGATTCAACCGATCTGGAGAGCTGCACCCGACTGCAGAGCACCCTGTCTCCACAGTCCGAAGATGCAGAGCTAGTTTACCTGAGCTCCTCGGCCTCCAGCAGTGTCTCTGACCTCATGGAACTAGAACTAGAGCAGGCTGCCGCCTTGGCGGAGAGAGCCCTCGTGGACTTGGATACGGATGCCAGTCGGTTGATTGCTCGGCCGGACGATGAGATGAGCAGCACAAGTACCACCACTGCAGACAGGAGCGAGAcggaagcggaaacggaaacggagaCGGAGAGAGAGGGCGAGCAGAGTCGCGAGAGCACACCTGTTAACGCCAACACGACGCTCACCAGTTCGCAGTCTTCGCTGCTGAGCGCCGCAACGCCGACGCCGACGCCCACTCCCGCCGATCGAGAACAATTAGcaaaagatacaaatgtatctggtGGATCGACTGTTAGTTTCGGGGCAGCATCGCCGCTAGCGGCCACGCGCGAGGAGTTCGTTCGCAATATGGACAAAGTGCGCGAGTTGATTGAAATGACGCGGCGCGAACAGGAGCAAGGTGAACTACCGCGATCGCCGTCGCCGCCGCCCGTTCCCCCGCCTCCCGCTTCCGTGCCACCCTACAGTCCCGAGTCTTCCTCGTTCCACCTAGCTTCCTTGCAACTGAAGCGGCAGGAGTCTAACGACTCCCACTGCTCCGACAGCACCACCCACAGCCAATGCACGGCCATCAACCTGGCCAGTCCCCCACCGCCACCCACTGCTCAGCCACCCACACCGCCACTCAGACAAAAGCCTGCACCACCACCCGTACCGCCACCCGTATCACCACCCGCACCACCCACTCCCCAATCAGAGCCAGAGCTTTCAGTTGCAGATTCGTTTGCTAATGCAAATGCGGATGTAGATGCAGATGCCGACACTGATACGGAAGCGATAAAGAAGCTGCGCCTGCTGTGCACCGAGCAGTTAGCTTCCATGCCCTATGGCGAACAGGTGCTCGAGGAGTTAGCCAGTGTGGCCCAGAACATTGCCGACCAATCCCAGAACAAGATGCCCTATCCCATGCCCCAGTTGCCGCACATCAAGGAGCTGCAGTTAAACGCCAATGAGAGCAAGTCCTCCTCCGCCTGGCTGGGTCTGCCGACCCAGTCCGATCCCAAGCTATTGGTCTGCCTCTCGCCCGGCCAGAGGGATTTGGTAAATAACCAAACGCAACCGGATGACCTGCTTGATGCCCACCAGAAGTTCGTGGAGCGTCGGGGATACCATGAGTTGTCCAAGGCCCAGGTTCTCGAGCAAgaccaccagcaacagcagagtGAGATGCTCAAGACGGCGGCCATGATGCGCGAGTTGCGCAAGAGCCTCTCGCCGCCGGCGCCTCCTGTCCCTCCGCCGCCGGTACCGCTGAAGAGCGCCGAAACGGCGGCCAAGGCGACCGCTCATGAAAACGCCAAGAGAGATGACGCAAGCGAACAAAAGCAGAAGATCGCAGCATGCGAATCGTCATCGCTTGAAAATAAACCAAGGCAAGCAGCTGATCTTGGTGCTCAGCAGTCGGCAGAGCAACGCcagagcagcagcaccaccacctccaGCCACAAAGCGACCACAGAGACCATGTCCAGTGACACCGCCAAGTTTCCCACGCTGGACAGCATGGAGAGTGAGCTGGCCAGGATGTTCCCCCAGCACAAGGGCGACATTTTCGAGGAGCAGCGCAAGCGGTTCTCCAACATTGAGTTCCCCAGCCACCAGCCCGTCAGTCAGACCAAGCGGTACTCCAACATCGAGACGAGCAGTTACGAGTCCAAGAAGCGAATGGAAAATGGTCAGGTAGTCTACGATGTGAGCACTTCAAGTCACGAGAAGAAGGAGCAGGGTGATCCACCCAAGGACCAGCCCGCACCACCCGTTCCCCCGCCGCCAATTATGTCAGCAACGAAATTAAACGGTAACACTTTCATTGATGGAGACGTGGCGCCCAAAAATAGCCAGCCGTCGCGAGAGAGCGGTAGCGGCAGCGGCAACGGTACGTATGAGGAATTTCGGCAGCGTGCCAAGGCCGCCGCGGATGCTTTTGGAGAGCAGCGGGAGCAGCAAAACGGGCTGGATCAAGACCGCGTGTTCAAGGACTTCGATAGGCTATCGCAGCAGATGCACGCCGAACTGCAAAGCACCCGGGAAAAGCGGGAGAAGTCCGCTTCCATGTACGATCTCAGTGGCTTCACGCGACCCGCGACGGGTCATCCGAGATTAGATGAGTTGCAGCAGAGAAGACATGCCCACATGCAGGAGTTGGAGAGAGAAATAGAGCGGTCGGCAAAGTCGCGACAGGAGCGAATGTCCTCGGTACCGCGACAAATGGAGGCCACACCACCGCGAACTCATGATATTCCCATTGAGCTGGAGCCACGTTCCCGACGGGCCGAGTCCCTGTGCAATCTGAATGAGCCACCACCACGTCCGCACACCACCGTGGGTCACTATAACCACCCGGTGGCGCAGGATGACTGGTCTAGGTATGCCAACGATTTGGGATACTCGGAGAACATAGCACGACCCTTTGCCAGGGAGGTGGAGATTTGCTATCAGCGGCAGAATCAGAGAACACCACATTGCATTAGGGCTCCCCGCCTCTCCGCCAGCACTAATGATCTGAGCAGCTCTAGTCAATATAGCTACGATACCTTTAATGCTTATGGTGGCAGAAGGACCCACGCCCCCATGCTGAACCAggcgcaacagcaacagcgtcCTCATTACGGCAGCTGTTACTCCATGATCGAGAGGGATCCCAATCCCAGGTACATAAGTACCACCTCGCGAAGGGGTGTGAGCCCAGCACCACCGCCAGTTGCAACtccgcaacagcagcaggtgcCACCACCTGCCTATGATCGCCAGCAGAGGAGATCCTCGCTGCCGAGGGAATTGCATGAACAGCAGCTAAAGTACATACTATCCAAAGAGGAGGAGCTGAAGTTTGAAGTGGAGCGATTGCAGCAGGAGCGGCGTCGTCTAATGGAGGAAATGCAGAGGGCTCCGGTCTTGCCTGCTCCTCAGAGGAGGGAGAGCTACAGGCCCGCCGCCAAGCTGCCCACTCTGAGCGAGGATGAGGTATTCCGGCAGCAAATGGCCGAGGAGTGGATGAACAAGGTGGCTGAGCGGGAAGAGCGTCGTCAGCACAAGATCATACGTATATCGAAGATCGAGGATGAGCACGATCACTCCGCCGTAGACAAGGCGACCATAAGCGATGAATTCTTGGATCGGGTGAAGGAGCGGCGTCACAAGTTGTCCATGCCGGCGGACAGCGATTGGGAAAGTGGGGCAGAATCACAACCCCAGCCAGCCGCCCAATCCCAGCCAGAATCGGATGTAGAGGCGCCACCAGTACGCATACTGGAGGGCCAGGCGGAGGCCAATCTCCGCCAGCTGCCACG
This genomic interval from Drosophila mauritiana strain mau12 chromosome 2R, ASM438214v1, whole genome shotgun sequence contains the following:
- the LOC117137785 gene encoding uncharacterized protein LOC117137785 isoform X16, with the translated sequence MPNNRNRNRNRNRNKRNRNQNQNQNPSQNQNENHQQQAEGAEDREEQQDFETQVAVAQSSSFVDDNGNSGSVSNGPTENSEEVTNTLEKTEKKEEISEQPATVIQKEADSDAEMGAKNSKHRKEKSDKQASNGKAEEQVRPPPTIIRRPPGSPRQAKVIVHRIVREEDTANGKAHSPEPPKAVESKEQQLEVEDSKEQQPEAHHQEIETKEERENEPSPKELPESSHLSEDAQQKHVEVDENEPIYDEVDYSKDETTNTTKIPQQEQHDPKEPEQYVLQLEKAMEFVENAHQQHVAAVQSYQKQRDTEQDAQQQEQSEAQHLQKSTEAHQQHVAVPQILVDPKEKLEDDVKQEPILNNAQQQNDEISPKAPKEIQIKVQFQTEDPLSQQPAAQKPTSKVIIHQIHLETTDEEPNVKPTFEEVSSTTGSLAGTLSPPPRYLVESPKNVSSGQFSRFSRDVQIQEMELNSDCSSGEFNSLQSPLVCEVDSESEGSVALGPERSPSDQQVPSSSRVEQHEQVRQKRAQYRNALESHFLPQLLNPRYLDSILEENEWRNSTASSGGSDQTGIRTPKLNETFPKSQLDFSRRHRRREEAPTPLKLETRLLEDSTDLESCTRLQSTLSPQSEDAELVYLSSSASSSVSDLMELELEQAAALAERALVDLDTDASRLIARPDDEMSSTSTTTADRSETEAETETETEREGEQSRESTPVNANTTLTSSQSSLLSAATPTPTPTPADREQLAKDTNVSGGSTVSFGAASPLAATREEFVRNMDKVRELIEMTRREQEQGELPRSPSPPPVPPPPASVPPYSPESSSFHLASLQLKRQESNDSHCSDSTTHSQCTAINLASPPPPPTAQPPTPPLRQKPAPPPVPPPVSPPAPPTPQSEPELSVADSFANANADVDADADTDTEAIKKLRLLCTEQLASMPYGEQVLEELASVAQNIADQSQNKMPYPMPQLPHIKELQLNANESKSSSAWLGLPTQSDPKLLVCLSPGQRDLVNNQTQPDDLLDAHQKFVERRGYHELSKAQVLEQDHQQQQSEMLKTAAMMRELRKSLSPPAPPVPPPPVPLKSAETAAKATAHENAKRDDASEQKQKIAACESSSLENKPRQAADLGAQQSAEQRQSSSTTTSSHKATTETMSSDTAKFPTLDSMESELARMFPQHKGDIFEEQRKRFSNIEFPSHQPVSQTKRYSNIETSSYESKKRMENGQVVYDVSTSSHEKKEQGDPPKDQPAPPVPPPPIMSATKLNGNTFIDGDVAPKNSQPSRESGSGSGNGTYEEFRQRAKAAADAFGEQREQQNGLDQDRVFKDFDRLSQQMHAELQSTREKREKSASMYDLSGFTRPATGHPRLDELQQRRHAHMQELEREIERSAKSRQERMSSVPRQMEATPPRTHDIPIELEPRSRRAESLCNLNEPPPRPHTTVGHYNHPVAQDDWSRYANDLGYSENIARPFAREVEICYQRQNQRTPHCIRAPRLSASTNDLSSSSQYSYDTFNAYGGRRTHAPMLNQAQQQQRPHYGSCYSMIERDPNPRYISTTSRRGVSPAPPPVATPQQQQVPPPAYDRQQRRSSLPRELHEQQLKYILSKEEELKFEVERLQQERRRLMEEMQRAPVLPAPQRRESYRPAAKLPTLSEDEVFRQQMAEEWMNKVAEREERRQHKIIRISKIEDEHDHSAVDKATISDEFLDRVKERRHKLSMPADSDWESGAESQPQPAAQSQPESDVEAPPVRILEGQAEANLRQLPRHLREFAKFSTSEQLPDGAQMERHEEQERREEATDNAHSSATKKTSIVKTYKVSRLPPSVQARPSYKSNGYVSEPEPNYDSDYSTLRYRTQNPHRVQSVSSAVNVRNLNQDEKLYGTMPNPIKSAQNSYKNQPGRIENYTTGHSSVSEKEKKENLEQSKLSPLYTEGNLSRALAKESGYTSDSNLVFRKKEVPVSSPLSPVEQKQAYKSLQAGGEPPLLGFRKPAPEKPRDLDPNAPPIPPQPPVKGLSSYDFPYSTDTVDGSDVNIHFKTPIRHEQRQNLSEEELAIRQAEHMQKLYHEERRRKYLQELQDMNSRRHTDNFTPSQKSPIALNRYDDFPTDVTLKSLVGPKTVARALFNFQGQTSKELSFRKGDTIYIRRQIDANWYEGEHNAMIGLLPASYVEIVSRDGARTPSKRPSEGQARAKYNFQAQSGIELSLNKGELVTLTRRVDGNWFEGKIANRKGIFPCSYVEVLTDIGAEDIAARTTTVITSQSTTNLRPNLDVLRTNINNEFNTLTQNGAQPPNGILKETRTLHKTDALHVDTSSEPLAYRALYKYRPQNSDELELLEGDVVHVLEKCDDGWFVGTSQRTGCFGTFPGNYVERA
- the LOC117137785 gene encoding PHD finger protein rhinoceros isoform X17; amino-acid sequence: MPNNRNRNRNRNRNKRNRNQNQNQNPSQNQNENHQQQAEGAEDREEQQDFETQVAVAQSSSFVDDNGNSGSVSNGPTENSEEVTNTLEKTEKKEEISEQPATVIQKEADSDAEMGAKNSKHRKEKSDKQASNGKAEEQVRPPPTIIRRPPGSPRQAKVIVHRIVREEDTANGKAHSPEPPKAVESKEQQLEVEDSKEQQPEAHHQEIETKEERENEPSPKELPESSHLSEDAQQKHVEVDENEPIYDEVDYSKDETTNTTKIPQQEQHDPKEPEQYVLQLEKAMEFVENAHQQHVAAVQSYQKQRDTEQDAQQQEQSEAQHLQKSTEAHQQHVAVPQILVDPKEKLEDDVKQEPILNNAQQQNDEISPKAPKEIQIKVQFQTEDPLSQQPAAQKPTSKVIIHQIHLETTDEEPNVKPTFEEVSSTTGSLAGTLSPPPRYLVESPKNVSSGQFSRFSRDVQIQEMELNSDCSSGEFNSLQSPLVCEVDSESEGSVALGPERSPSDQQVPSSSRVEQHEQVRQKRAQYRNALESHFLPQLLNPRYLDSILEENEWRNSTASSGGSDQTGIRTPKLNETFPKSQLDFSRRHRRREEAPTPLKLETRLLEDSTDLESCTRLQSTLSPQSEDAELVYLSSSASSSVSDLMELELEQAAALAERALVDLDTDASRLIARPDDEMSSTSTTTADRSETEAETETETEREGEQSRESTPVNANTTLTSSQSSLLSAATPTPTPTPADREQLAKDTNVSGGSTVSFGAASPLAATREEFVRNMDKVRELIEMTRREQEQGELPRSPSPPPVPPPPASVPPYSPESSSFHLASLQLKRQESNDSHCSDSTTHSQCTAINLASPPPPPTAQPPTPPLRQKPAPPPVPPPVSPPAPPTPQSEPELSVADSFANANADVDADADTDTEAIKKLRLLCTEQLASMPYGEQVLEELASVAQNIADQSQNKMPYPMPQLPHIKELQLNANESKSSSAWLGLPTQSDPKLLVCLSPGQRDLVNNQTQPDDLLDAHQKFVERRGYHELSKAQVLEQDHQQQQSEMLKTAAMMRELRKSLSPPAPPVPPPPVPLKSAETAAKATAHENAKRDDASEQKQKIAACESSSLENKPRQAADLGAQQSAEQRQSSSTTTSSHKATTETMSSDTAKFPTLDSMESELARMFPQHKGDIFEEQRKRFSNIEFPSHQPVSQTKRYSNIETSSYESKKRMENGQVVYDVSTSSHEKKEQGDPPKDQPAPPVPPPPIMSATKLNGNTFIDGDVAPKNSQPSRESGSGSGNGTYEEFRQRAKAAADAFGEQREQQNGLDQDRVFKDFDRLSQQMHAELQSTREKREKSASMYDLSGFTRPATGHPRLDELQQRRHAHMQELEREIERSAKSRQERMSSVPRQMEATPPRTHDIPIELEPRSRRAESLCNLNEPPPRPHTTVGHYNHPVAQDDWSRYANDLGYSENIARPFAREVEICYQRQNQRTPHCIRAPRLSASTNDLSSSSQYSYDTFNAYGGRRTHAPMLNQAQQQQRPHYGSCYSMIERDPNPRYISTTSRRGVSPAPPPVATPQQQQVPPPAYDRQQRRSSLPRELHEQQLKYILSKEEELKFEVERLQQERRRLMEEMQRAPVLPAPQRRESYRPAAKLPTLSEDEVFRQQMAEEWMNKVAEREERRQHKIIRISKIEDEHDHSAVDKATISDEFLDRVKERRHKLSMPADSDWESGAESQPQPAAQSQPESDVEAPPVRILEGQAEANLRQLPRHLREFAKFSTSEQLPDGAQMERHEEQERREEATDNAHSSATKKTSIVKTYKVSRLPPSVQDEATDSETRSTTIHQINRSSDPQPEKIGASLNEFFAGSPFRAKIYEEFDKYWRNFEHSASNTF